The genome window CCTACTGACCTTGGGTATTGCTATAGGAGGCTACTGGAGCTACGTTACCTTCGGATGGGGTGGCTACTGGGCTTGGGATCCGGTGGAAACGGCGGAGTTGACTCCTTGGCTTGCCCTAACTGCGGCATTCCACGTTAAGTCCCTAGACAGGAAGCTCTCCTATGCTACCCAGATGACTGCAGCGGGTAGCGTCTTCTTGGCTATACTCGTCACTAGGGTGGGCATCTCCCCCCTCCACAGCTTCGCCTCCCCCCAGTCCATGACCAGCGCTTTAACGCTCCTACTAACCTTCCTCTTCATAGCCGAGGGCGTAAGAGGATCTCGAGGGGCTAGTATCGGGATAGGGAAAGTGACCTCCAGCCCCTACAGGACGGGACTCGTCCTCTCATACTTCTCTCTGTTCATGATGTTCTTAGTGCTCTTCTCGGTGCTCGCCGGCGGATCCATAGCCAGCGCCTTGGGTATGAGGGTCGATGTTCCCCAGATGGACTCCGGTATAGAATTCTTTCACCCATTACTTTTCCCCTTCGCCCTCCTGCTCATGGTCTCCCTCCCGATGTGTACCATAGGGGCGAGACTCGGATGGAGGGAGATACTGGGTGTCATTGAGGGCCTCTCAATAGTGTCAGCTATCCTGCTCTACCTGACCTTCAAGAGGGACATCATATGGTCACCGGCTAGCTCGCTCACCACGAACCTCATCATATCCATAATGCTCCCCTTCACCGTAGCTGGCCTCTTCTCAGGGCTGGCGGCCCTCTATATCTACGCTAGGGACAGATTGAGTACCATGTCCTCGGTGTCGCTTCTGCATGCCGCCATGGCCCTCACGATGCTCGGAGTACTCATGAGCGGACCCTTCGCCTACAACAGATCCTACTTCAGGGACATCACGCTCCCCTACGATCGGGAGCTGGATGTGGACGGATTGGGGGTGAAGCTGAAGGGATACGAGTATAGCCTCTACGGCGGTAAAGTGGACCTCTACACCCCCTACGTTGGGAGATCGGACATATACAGGAGAGCGAGCCTTACCATGCTCTCTTTGACGACCAATTTCGGCGAAGCCCTACTGGAGATGAAGGAGGGGGAAAAGCGGCTGGAGGAGACGGGCATCCTAGGAATATATAGGGATCTCAAGGGAGGTGTCAGGATGAGTGGGAGCTACAGGGCCAACGCTAGCGCTGTCCTGACTGAGGTGAGCAATGCGTCCAAGGAATCCAGGGATCTGGGCGAGGTGTCCGTCTCCATCTCGGATCCCGTGATTGCGTCCTTCTTGGGCGCTAGTGCCAATGAGACCACCCTCAGGATGATAGTAGTGGGAAATGTGACCCTCAGAGGGAACCTGGCCTCGATTAGGGCATCTCCAACCGTGATGATTAATCTCACCTTCCAGAGACCCCTAATCCTGAACGCTCCCAAGGGGACGGTGGAGATAGGGAGGGCATCCATCGTATTCTTCGACATGCTGAAGCAGGGTCATTCCCTACCCAAGAACCTCAACGGCACCATAGTGGCCCCGAACTCGACTCTCGTGATAGAGAAGGGCGTTTATCACGGGGAGAGGGATGTGGAGATACCGTCAACCATTAGAGGTAGGGACGTGGTCCTCTACGTGGCGTTCACCCAAGGAACAATCTCCTCCGATGTCCTGAAGATACTCGAAGATCACGGTCTGTCCAGACTGCTTACCAACGAGACGTTCACCTCCAAGCTGTTGAGGGACCTGCTTCCAGGGAACTGTAAGGAGCTCATCCACGAGCGTCAGGAGGCGGCCATCAACTGCCTAGGATACCTCCCAATACCAAAGGAGCTGCCGGAGGGTGCGAAGCTCTCCCTCACGTTGGAGGCCGGGAACTCGGAGGAGCTTCTGGAGATAAGGTTCGACGCCAACGGCGAGGCTCAGGGCATCCACGGCCTAGTCGCCCATGTGCTGACCCTACCTAGCGGTCTGGGCGACCTTTACATGGTGTTCCATCCTCCCGTCGTCAAGGACAGGAAGTGGAGCATAGGATTCCACGAGCTAATGGTTTACTACCTCCACGAATCGTTCAGGGGGCTTAACGAGGAGCAGAAGCTTGCCTTAGCTTCTCTCTTCGCCTCCGCTTACTTGGGTCAGTCCGTCCA of Thermoproteota archaeon contains these proteins:
- the ccsA gene encoding cytochrome c biogenesis protein CcsA, whose amino-acid sequence is MHYTGLIALMGGAILLADLTHSSIKGRIIKLGLVAYAILLADWILYVWAFLTQDYTLKPVYETSSMGLPLMFKIASSWSSGGGSLFLLTTVLATVALIHRRYHRDTMLNAGYGALIISSLALAFLNGAFESFHGDVATGMGLNPLLKSPWIYPHPLSTFTAYALIAASAVSLYSGHEKASDLLARVGWLLLTLGIAIGGYWSYVTFGWGGYWAWDPVETAELTPWLALTAAFHVKSLDRKLSYATQMTAAGSVFLAILVTRVGISPLHSFASPQSMTSALTLLLTFLFIAEGVRGSRGASIGIGKVTSSPYRTGLVLSYFSLFMMFLVLFSVLAGGSIASALGMRVDVPQMDSGIEFFHPLLFPFALLLMVSLPMCTIGARLGWREILGVIEGLSIVSAILLYLTFKRDIIWSPASSLTTNLIISIMLPFTVAGLFSGLAALYIYARDRLSTMSSVSLLHAAMALTMLGVLMSGPFAYNRSYFRDITLPYDRELDVDGLGVKLKGYEYSLYGGKVDLYTPYVGRSDIYRRASLTMLSLTTNFGEALLEMKEGEKRLEETGILGIYRDLKGGVRMSGSYRANASAVLTEVSNASKESRDLGEVSVSISDPVIASFLGASANETTLRMIVVGNVTLRGNLASIRASPTVMINLTFQRPLILNAPKGTVEIGRASIVFFDMLKQGHSLPKNLNGTIVAPNSTLVIEKGVYHGERDVEIPSTIRGRDVVLYVAFTQGTISSDVLKILEDHGLSRLLTNETFTSKLLRDLLPGNCKELIHERQEAAINCLGYLPIPKELPEGAKLSLTLEAGNSEELLEIRFDANGEAQGIHGLVAHVLTLPSGLGDLYMVFHPPVVKDRKWSIGFHELMVYYLHESFRGLNEEQKLALASLFASAYLGQSV